CTTTAGACACTTTAACACATTCCTCTGGGAATGAATACTCCGTGGAAGGAGCCActacacactcgcacactcacacagccAGACATTTTAGTGGGCCTTCAGCATCGACATCGAAAAGTCTCGGACTTCGACTTGGACGGGGATAAAAAGGTGCACTGATAAAAAAGCATGGGAACTTCATGCCGAGTCTGGTTTTCGAGAAGCACATCCTCATTTTCATTAATTCATTTATCATGACTTTAATAGTTAGGTAATACTGATTAGGAAATCTTTTAGGCTTGCAGTCCACGTTGTGACGAAGCGCACCAAGATAGTTAAATCTACCGTGATGGTCTGATCACATTAAACCAAATGTTTTATATATCTCTTATTTCGTAATTAgttttttcttgcagtgccCGAAGGTAAGAGAAACATTTAGACGACTTTCCAAGACCGGTTCTTTTGGCTCTATGAACTCGCCTTCGTCCGCCTCGTACTAACTAGAACTTGTGGCCAAAATAAAAGGCAAACataaagcagcagcagctaggctaacaaaaaaaaaaaaacacaaaaaaaaggcaaaacagGGAAATGGTCAGCTAGTTGGCCAGTAGCACTTGGCCAACGGCCCTGTCCTTCTGCACCTTTCCGTTTGGACGGATTTATTTTAGTTAATAAGCGAAATCAGCGGAGGGCTGCTcaaattgtttgcatttttcggTTGCTTAAAAGGTCCTTACATTCGTCAAGTAAtgtacaaaaaatgtaatgaacTGGTATTCAAagaactttgtttttttttttgtaatactTTTTCCCCTAATTCAATTTAACATTCTTTACTGCGtgtcacacacacatttttgacatttatcGGTTAATATATCTAAGATTATAATATACAACTTTCCTTTCTATTCGTTTATGTTTCTTTGTGAAATGTAACAGGAAGAGTCAACCAAAGGGGCACTTTTTTCTTCATTCAGTTTGATGATTGGCCACACTTCTGAAATTCCTGAATTCATTTTTTAACAGCACCCTGCTGAAACTGCCAAAACATTTCGACAGTCCAGAATTCgtacattttttgtttcggtagcttgatttttagtttgtttactttttgctacctttttgcGTGGCGGTTGTGTCTTTTGATGATCGATCAGCTTTTGGAAGCAATCAGGGAGCCAGGAAATCAGAGGACTCGTCACTTTCCACCACCATGTTGGCCAACTAATTAGATTCGCTCTGAATTCCCGGCTAATTGAAAGGTGAGCAGCGCGCTTGAACTTTTGGCACTTGCCAACTTTTAAGCTGTGCCAAAATGCTAGAAAAACTTAACGCTTTGAGATGGAAACTTCTAGCAAAGTacaacaaaaagtaaaaaaaaaaatggacaaAGTAATAAATtgtacaaacaaataaacaaacagtaAATCTTATCTGAAGGTTTATTAACGTATTTCgacaaaaactaaattatttccATGCTTTAAAAGTTTGGTTTTAAAGCTCTTTATAAAGCAACAACCAAATGCCGGCGATGAAATTTCGATTTCTGTGGCGTATAAAAACTGCAAGTTATTCATCTTAATTAAAAGGGATCCTAATGGCCAAGGACCAAACAAAGGATACAGCTAAGGGCGACGCGACAACATTTCGAGCCAATTGCTTGTGAGACAAAAGAGCCaagttattgttgttaatataaatgtatgtagTGAGTCTGCTAAAAAGGGGAAACCTGCTCTCACCCAAAAATTGACAACtctgaaatttatttgtattttaagaAAGTGTCTAAAAAGAGATGTTCAGAAAATATAATATGTGAAAACTTTATATCGCGATTTAAGCCCTAAAGTTACAACTTAatatacataaaataaattcacgtaatatttttctttttttttcggtcaAGTATatgattttcgattttttgaaatttcatgccaattattgtttaaaaaacACAGACAACGCTTCCAGTTCtaaggaaaaaaatattcaattttggtGCACTACAAATACTTTTTCTGCCACTTTTATAACCCTTATTTAACTAATTTGCGAAATACTTTTCCATTCAAGTGCTAATGTTTTGGCGGCTTTTTCGTTTTGCGGTTTTCGCAGGTGGCGGCAGCTGCCACGTGACCGCAAATGTCCTGCGGCAAACGCATCCTTAGCTACTTAAAAAGCTGCACTTACGTTTTCAGCAACGATCGGTTGACAACGGCGCCGCAAATTCAATGAACTCGAAACTAGTTTGGCACATAAAcaaaaatcgcaaaaaaaaagaagtgtaACGAAATTAAAGGAaaaccgcacacacacgcacacacaaaatgaaaatataatatttcacACTACTTCATTTTTTTCGTGGCTCTTTCTAAAAACTGGTAAGAATTGCTGGCCACCAGGTTGTGGTTACTGTTGTTTCTGATCGCGACTTAAAAACGACGCTCTTCGCAGGATTAGCGCTCTCTTCGAAGAGAGCCCCAGCAGAAGTTTAAGGAGAGGAGACGTCCTCGCGCGAGCAGCACCAAAATCCAACTGCGGCCGAATCCCACGGACGCAGCGACGTCCCCACGTCGACGACGCCGGCAGTGCCGCAAATGCAGTTTGCTCGCCACAGGCACGGAAAAAGAATTAATGCCCAAATGGCTTAGAGCTTGTTTTAAGTTAATGATTGAATGGAAGCGACGTTTATTGTGAACTTAGTATTGCTAAAAAGTAAGtgtaagtaagtaagtaatttaatttaacaatgCACATCACAAACCATAAAATTGGTTTCAATCTTTGAAATAGCTTAAACattattttatcaaaaaaacataattagtatacatatttttttaagaactttggtattttgaaaacatttaataGCTGCGCAGTTGTAGCTGCTATTGCTTTGACTGCTGCTGTGGACCTGAGCTAGTGTGCGAATGGAGTGCAGAAGGAAAGGAACAAGAACTGCCAgatgaaacaaaaacaaaaaacagctaaagcagcaacaacaacatgctGATGCAGTGGAGCTGTAGTTGTATTTGTAGTAGGAGTTGGAGCTGGAATTGGAGTTTGGAGTTCCAATCAGACGAAAAGCAACTAGCGACGCGCGCGCTCTTTTCCGCTCTCTCACACACTCTCTCGTTTTCGGCACACTACTCTCGCTCTCCTTttgcattacgtatacgccaaaCAACGCAAAACTTAAACCGGCATTTTGTTAGGCGCACGTTTTGAGCCTCTACGAAGAGTGGGATCGAAGAAGGGAAGCGAGGGAGAGAGCAGAAAATGCTTCAGAACAGGTGCGGATCACTTTCAAAACGGTGCAGGGTATAGTTTATATTGTAGTTTACCTAATGCCCGAAAAAGTAGGCAATGTTTTATGGGAATACGGTTACCTGATTAATTTTGTTAGTTCATCAATCTAAGCCGATCTATTAGTtttgttacaaaaaaaattaagtctGCTTGGTTCATAACTGCGATGATACGGAAAAAAAGTTTATACTTTTCTGTTTTCTCGAAATGATGGTCTAACTAATACTGAGTTAGAAAATCTTCGTTGGTTGTCATATATGCAGCCAACCAACTGAATCCGCTCCTGGCAACTTAGCATTTTCGCGCGTGCAGCAGGCagtgcaacaacagcaaccccAGCGCCGGAGAAGAGTGCATCGGTTAGTGTGTGCgtgtaggtgtgtgtgtgagctgcAGCTGGCAGCGAGCTTCCTACTTTATTACTGGTTTCCaacttaataaaatatgtGGAGCGCTTGATTTACTCTCAACAAGGATACGCAAGGGTTAAGAAAAGCAATGGCAGGCAGAAGAGGGTTAAAAAGAGATAAGCCAAAGAGAGCGACTTTCTTCGCCAGCTGTTTCGCCGAGCTTCTCCcgttgccttttgtttttgccgcGCATTCGCCGGCTGGGATCTCTCTTTCCCTTTCTCACACTCTCTTCTGTTTCGGTGCCCCTCTCCCACCGTCTGGCCTCTCACTCATACGCCAGCTGTTGCTCCTTTAAGCGCCAGCGTACCGgaatgcacttaaaaaaagtGTGGCCTTGAACGTCTAAAAGCATTACAAATTTACTCATATATAACTTAAatgaataattaatatataaaaataaagaacgtataagaataattaaaaatggttCTGCGAAATGAAATGTATTAATTTCAGTTTACATTTTCTTGCGCGAAATAGCACATATGCAAAATTCTTGTAGTGTAGCAACGGATTGCTGTACGTTCTGCTGTGTCTTGTAGTTTATTGCAATTTCTTATTAATAAGCGCCTTTTATGTGGAGCCGGGCGTTAGTGCCCTCCCATGGGCGACATTAacgttaataataataaaatgtgtaATTGCATACTGGGAAGAAGCAGAGCTGGCCAAGAACAAGAAGATGAAGGAGAGGGAGAAGAACATCAGCTTCTTCTTCCAACCAGTTTCGCAGACGTTGTAAGGCCCATCTTTTATCCTGAATTCTCTTTTTTTGCAGCCAGAGGTGTAAATCATTTTCTAATCGCAGCCAGCAGATCACATGCACACGCATCAACAAGCCAACACACATATAGAGGTACTCTGGACACACAGATACTTTggacacacagatactcacacacacagaaagtGCAGTTGGACACTCGGAGTGGacttgacttttgtttttggcactGCATTTACTTTATGTTTACGTTGTCCAGCTAAAACTTTCCAGCATTTTGATTTCAGCCAAAAGGACAATATTGTTGTCGTCGAGTGGGTGGAAAAGTGGGGTGGCGAAGGGATTTAAGGGGATAGAGGCGCCTGAACTGCAGCCAAAAGTCGAATGCAATCAAAGACGCAGCGGAAACAGAAGCACTTGCCAGGATGTCGGCGTAACCAGTGATGCAAAAGTGGCTTAAACCGAtctgaaaataaatcaattacaaAAAAAGACTACTGAAAATTACATGAAAATttatataagtcataaaactAAAACGAAAAAGCTAGATAGATCATTAAAGCTataaactgaaaaacaaaatacagcaaGACCCTTTAGATACACCTACTTTTGAATCATTTGAGATAACCTCTCcgttttcctctttttaaataaaatagttcTTGTATTTCCCATGGAAAACCATAAAGTTATCGGCTACATTTGTGTGCAATGCGCCTGCAGGACAAAgttcaataaatttatcaaatgatTCGTGATTCTGGCATTTTCCAATCGAAGTGGCTCGTGAAATTCGGAGAAAATCCGGTCTGATATGTCTTCGTTTGGCTGGGAAAACTTTCGCGTCTGGCAAAACTTTGCTCGTCCTTCTCGTGGCATTTTGTGTCTTAATTTCTGCATTATCCTGGCCATCTTAATTAAGCTGCCTGTCAGAAggcgccacgcccaccgccgtCTGCTCATTTGTTTGCCGCCATGTTTCGCGGGGTGTTtggcattttctttttcttcgtatatatatttttttgtttttaagctGGTCCTGGTACACACTGTACAGAACTTCCGGTTCCGGTGCCTGTGGCACATTGCGTATCCGCGGGCCACATTTCAACCATTGCCATTGTCCTCGTGagtttatttgaatttattatacTTCCCCTGCTAGCtccgttttttatttaatttttgagcAGATGCAGCCAAGCGTAATAATGGTTGTTATTAACCCGGTGGTGTTGTGGAATATAATTGTACGtagtaaaaaagaaaatttacgAATtgtaaagttaattaaatatcaaGCATACGTAAAGAAAACTTCTGCTTAATGATCACGATCAtacattttaatgattttaatgaTTAGGTACATTTTCAAAAGTCGTTACttatattacgtatacgtccTGTGTATCTTCAGCTTAATTTTTAGTGCCAAGGCCTAAAAGGTTTTCCTGCTGAAACTTAAGTGAATCGCCGTTGATAAAACTGCCCACACCTTTCTCGTAATTGTTTaattcgttttttatttttacaaactGGCAATGGCCATCAACTGAATCAAAGCCATTTCATTAGTTTTAGCACTTTTATGGGCCATTTTAGAAATGCAAATCGAAAATCAAGTGCACAAGAGCTCACAAACGGAATGCGGAAGAGAGTTTGtgagtgtttgtttgtttgttttctccCCTTTTTGCACCATTTTCGGAAACGGAAAAGTGGGAGGGAGAGCAAAAGATTTGGAaatttgttttcccttttttttgggagcATGCAAACAGCGCTTTCAACTCCCTTATTCCAATTAACTttgctaaatttatttatgcatgccATTGCACTGGCATAAACATTATagaacaatatatatttaataaatataaacttaTCATTAAACTGAATTTTTGTGGTTACATTTTCTAAAAGATTATTAAGATCATTAAAttgttaaaacaaaaaaaaaactttaaaattctGCAGATAAAATGTGTTGATTCTATTTCAAAATCTGcattaaacaatttgtatttaaatgtaaaGTTAATCatagaataataaaaatatttaatatttttttctgtgtatcCATGCATGTGAGATTAGTTATTTGTGGGCGTATGTTTATTGTCAACAAGTCCGTTAACAGGCActgagtgttttttttttttattttctttgccttAGTTGTGCCtacttcttttttattttcgttgatTGTTcgctatttttatttatttgttcccTTTAATTTAGTGTTGGTTTTTAATCCTTGGCGGCGGGGTCATAAAGCGATCGTTGCATCTTAATCCTAGTCATGGAAACGCCTCTTTTTTGCCAGTAAGGGAAAAGTACAAACTATGCGGCGGTTTCATTCacagaaatatgcaaatggtGGGGGGAAATCGCGCAAATTGAATGCGAGACTGGAAAAATACACATCCAACCCCCGGAAAAACGGAAAAGCAGACTCCGTTGCGTACTACGCGGCTTACAACTGCAATTACAACTACGACCACCACCACGCTCCACCTGTTGGCCGCTTTGGGAGTCCGCATAGCCTTCTCTCTCGCACACTCCCTTCCTCTCTCTTTTTGTCGCACGTCAGTGCTGTAAGTGTAGCTGtttgcaaaatgcaattttgcCGCAATTCGTaactattttaaaattaaatatgttgaTTTTTAAGTGGTATCGGAAACAACAgattttcggttttttcaAAACATTACATTAATGAAAAAGCActataaactaaataaatgaattaaaattttaacgTTAAGCCGACCGCTTAAAATCGAACAACACAGATTTACATATATAGTAGTGCACATTTTACCGACTTATTGCATATTCAACATTATTTGTCCAtataatttaacaaacaaaattggCTTATTAAACCGGAAGCAATTAGAACACAATCCTAGCCATTTTAAGGGCTAATAGCGGGCAGCACTGGGGGGAATTAACAATGAGCCAGCAACGATGTTAACTGAAAAATGCTTTTCGCCTTTGCTGAGCTGCGACTGAATGCCGGGGATTTGGTAGTGGGTTTGAGTTTCGGGCTGGGAGCCACAGATGCAGTTGGATCTAAAGATGGGAGTTTTGCGGACGGGTCGGCGGTTAGTTTACCACCGCCCACCCGGCCATCTACCTGCTCCCCCAACCCATCGCTTTGTCAACCACCATGGTGCAGTGAACCCGCCGCGCCGCTAAGTATGCAACACAGAACTGAAGTTTAATTGGGAGCAAAACCCATCGAAACATTCCAGCGGCAGACGAAGGTATTTTACTAGCGGATATTTCTTTATTGCTGGTGCATATCTGCGTGATACAATATatctttattaaaaaaagagaGAAGTTTGCTACATGATAAGAGTATTTGCTCTCGCAACAGCTGGTGCGCAATAATATTCATTGATGGTTAAGTATTTGTTGGTAGCTTACATTGAGTACAGCTGTGCTTGaaataattgtattaaattattcaattattatttgaaaccCTTTAAGCAATATATCAAAAGGCCAAATTGAAATATGTAGAAACACAGATATTTGAAGcacataaaaatgttaaatacatttttttttaaatttttttggttattgttttgttttgttaattcCATTACATTTCTCGTTCAAGGACTGGCAATTGGCATAACTTAAACATAAGCCACTacataacttttttttttaaatattttgttactTTTTGTTACTATTTAAGCTTCAGGGCATGTACTGAGAATGATCATAAGTTGTCCAGGaatttttcgttttgcttGTATATCCATAGTCGGGTACAACTTTGGGTGTTTTATAATAGTTCTTTGTGTTGAGGGAGTAGTCCTGAAAAAGCGTTTTTGTGAAAGTGCAATCAATGATGCTAGTTTTTTAGAGACTTTTTAGAGACTAACCTTTTCGTGTTTTCTTTGATAACCACCCAAAGGATTTGGTCCTGCGGACTCCTCCGCCGGTTTCACTTTCAGCACCGCCGAAGTGGGCGTGTCTCCGATCCTTGGATTGTGGGATTTTAAACTCAGTTTCAGATCTATTTTGGGTGGCGGCTCCTGACGGATTTTCTCCTCGATTTCGTAAAGCTCTTGCTGAAATTTATTCACATTTTAGATGGAAGTTGATTGGAATATTCTATTGGCATAATTTACGCGATTTTTATAGACCATGCAGCAGGCTCGCAGcgtaaaataatatataatctCCACACCCGAAAGCAGTGAAAATCCAAGAAAAAGGCTGGCAATTCCGCCAAAGGACACCAACAGATCAACCCAGCCGAAAAGGACCTCACGCTTATAGCGAATAATCGGCCAGGTGAGAAACTCGACCAGCACACCTAAGCTCTCCGGTCGATCCGACCTGAAATTACATCATACATCATTACATCCTCTGGTTACATCATAGATACACCTATTTGGAAAAACTAACATTTTGATCAGCTTATCGATGTTGAAAACGGTTTTCGAGCAACTGAGCTCGCATTGCAGGCAATCCTTGATGTTCGTAATGTTGCTCTTAAACTCATCGAGGCAATCGAAGTCCTTGATCGAGCACATAGGCACATTAGCTTTCGGcgttaaatataataataatatgtatgCAATAAGGTTTGTAAATATGTTAATTACACATGACAACTCACGTATGGGTTTATAAAAGGGCGGATTGCACTTGCACAACTTGATGGCCTTGTTCATGCGACACTGCTTCATGCAGGAGGAGAATGTGTAGGCGTCTGGAAAATAATTGAGCTTCACCTCGTCACTGAAGATGCATTTCCTCTGGCCAATGGACAGCTGGCGAGCATCGTCCGTGGTGTAGGTGTTCTTCTTGGATATCCTCACCTCCACCAACTGGGGTTCCGACCAATCGATCTGAGCATTGAAATCCGAACCGAAGTACTCCTCGTTGGAAAAGATAAAGATCTGAAGATGTGTTATTCAAATTCATTATTATGCGAAATATACTTGTATAGGAACTTTTATATTGGGATAACTACTATACTAGTATATAGTAGTATATGGTTATGAACAACTTACACGTGAAGTGCTGTTGGGTATGAAAAAGAGCGCCCACTTCTTGTCGGTTTCGTAGAGGTCATGAGGTGCTCCGGTCTTAACGCTACACAACAAAGTACATATACTTAATAAAACGCAGATCAAATTGGATTCCGATTCCGCGAAACTTACTCTTCAGTGGGCGTGGACTTGAAACGACTGTTGAAGGCGTAGCAAAAGCCGTGCTCCGTGTAAATTGGTTCGAAGTGGTCGCAACAGGGTATGTCCTCGTCGCGATACTTGCAGGACACGAAGACGTTCTTGCAGTCGATGTGACCCTCGAAAGCCCACTCCCGGATGGTGTGCGCATCTAGCAGGTTTTGCGGAATCGACTGCGACAGCACCTTGGCGTCC
The DNA window shown above is from Drosophila melanogaster chromosome X and carries:
- the ppk23 gene encoding pickpocket 23, isoform C, yielding MPQEKRHPPESRTQRFLETLVIFRRSLIYQTKEFFQNSTLHGVRYIAESGRPIGEKFMWFCFTSIGAVTALVIIMSLWEKFQTNPTITGLDTDFHNQNVVFPTTVVCPEAAFDHDKTYEKVYNTLANYDEAQAQMYTPFLRILTSLNFENVRDAKVLSQSIPQNLLDAHTIREWAFEGHIDCKNVFVSCKYRDEDIPCCDHFEPIYTEHGFCYAFNSRFKSTPTEDVKTGAPHDLYETDKKWALFFIPNSTSRIFIFSNEEYFGSDFNAQIDWSEPQLVEVRISKKNTYTTDDARQLSIGQRKCIFSDEVKLNYFPDAYTFSSCMKQCRMNKAIKLCKCNPPFYKPIRELSCVINIFTNLIAYILLLYLTPKANVPMCSIKDFDCLDEFKSNITNIKDCLQCELSCSKTVFNIDKLIKMSDRPESLGVLVEFLTWPIIRYKREVLFGWVDLLVSFGGIASLFLGFSLLSGVEIIYYFTLRACCMVYKNRQELYEIEEKIRQEPPPKIDLKLSLKSHNPRIGDTPTSAVLKVKPAEESAGPNPLGGYQRKHEKDYSLNTKNYYKTPKVVPDYGYTSKTKNSWTTYDHSQYMP
- the ppk23 gene encoding pickpocket 23, isoform D, whose product is MPQEKRHPPESRTQRFLETLVIFRRSLIYQTKEFFQNSTLHGVRYIAESGRPIGEKFMWFCFTSIGAVTALVIIMSLWEKFQTNPTITGLDTDFHNQNVVFPTTVVCPEAAFDHDKTYEKVYNTLANYDEAQAQMYTPFLRILTSLNFENVRDAKVLSQSIPQNLLDAHTIREWAFEGHIDCKNVFVSCKYRDEDIPCCDHFEPIYTEHGFCYAFNSRFKSTPTEDVKTGAPHDLYETDKKWALFFIPNSTSRIFIFSNEEYFGSDFNAQIDWSEPQLVEVRISKKNTYTTDDARQLSIGQRKCIFSDEVKLNYFPDAYTFSSCMKQCRMNKAIKLCKCNPPFYKPIPNVPMCSIKDFDCLDEFKSNITNIKDCLQCELSCSKTVFNIDKLIKMSDRPESLGVLVEFLTWPIIRYKREVLFGWVDLLVSFGGIASLFLGFSLLSGVEIIYYFTLRACCMVYKNRQELYEIEEKIRQEPPPKIDLKLSLKSHNPRIGDTPTSAVLKVKPAEESAGPNPLGGYQRKHEKDYSLNTKNYYKTPKVVPDYGYTSKTKNSWTTYDHSQYMP
- the ppk23 gene encoding pickpocket 23, isoform A; this translates as MPQEKRHPPESRTQRFLETLVIFRRSLIYQTKEFFQNSTLHGVRYIAESGRPIGEKFMWFCFTSIGAVTALVIIMSLWEKFQTNPTITGLDTDFHNQNVVFPTTVVCPEAAFDHDKTYEKVYNTLANYDEAQAQMYTPFLRILTSLNFENVRDAKVLSQSIPQNLLDAHTIREWAFEGHIDCKNVFVSCKYRDEDIPCCDHFEPIYTEHGFCYAFNSRFKSTPTEDVKTGAPHDLYETDKKWALFFIPNSTSRIFIFSNEEYFGSDFNAQIDWSEPQLVEVRISKKNTYTTDDARQLSIGQRKCIFSDEVKLNYFPDAYTFSSCMKQCRMNKAIKLCKCNPPFYKPIPNVPMCSIKDFDCLDEFKSNITNIKDCLQCELSCSKTVFNIDKLIKMSDRPESLGVLVEFLTWPIIRYKREVLFGWVDLLVSFGGIASLFLGFSLLSGVEIIYYFTLRACCMVYKNRVNYANRIFQSTSI
- the ppk23 gene encoding pickpocket 23, isoform B; this translates as MPQEKRHPPESRTQRFLETLVIFRRSLIYQTKEFFQNSTLHGVRYIAESGRPIGEKFMWFCFTSIGAVTALVIIMSLWEKFQTNPTITGLDTDFHNQNVVFPTTVVCPEAAFDHDKTYEKVYNTLANYDEAQAQMYTPFLRILTSLNFENVRDAKVLSQSIPQNLLDAHTIREWAFEGHIDCKNVFVSCKYRDEDIPCCDHFEPIYTEHGFCYAFNSRFKSTPTEDVKTGAPHDLYETDKKWALFFIPNSTSRIFIFSNEEYFGSDFNAQIDWSEPQLVEVRISKKNTYTTDDARQLSIGQRKCIFSDEVKLNYFPDAYTFSSCMKQCRMNKAIKLCKCNPPFYKPIRELSCVINIFTNLIAYILLLYLTPKANVPMCSIKDFDCLDEFKSNITNIKDCLQCELSCSKTVFNIDKLIKMSDRPESLGVLVEFLTWPIIRYKREVLFGWVDLLVSFGGIASLFLGFSLLSGVEIIYYFTLRACCMVYKNRVNYANRIFQSTSI